A single genomic interval of Thermodesulfobacteriota bacterium harbors:
- a CDS encoding HigA family addiction module antitoxin, which yields MSSKKIAPIHPGEILLEEFLQPMGISQNRLALDIRVPARRINEIVHGKRRITADTALRLAKYFDMSPQFWLGLQMDYDLDMAEDQLTERLKREVQVHRASA from the coding sequence ATGAGTTCAAAAAAGATCGCACCTATACATCCCGGTGAAATTCTGCTTGAAGAGTTCTTACAGCCTATGGGAATTAGCCAAAATCGGTTGGCGCTTGACATCAGAGTTCCTGCGCGTCGAATTAATGAGATAGTTCATGGCAAGCGAAGAATAACGGCAGATACAGCTTTACGATTGGCTAAATATTTTGATATGTCTCCCCAATTCTGGCTTGGCTTACAAATGGATTACGACCTTGATATGGCAGAGGATCAATTAACAGAACGCCTCAAACGTGAAGTTCAAGTTCACCGAGCTTC